AAAAGAATCTAGTACATTCAGTTACAACAAGTTTATAGGTACTACAGCGTGATGTTCACCTTTGGCTGTTTTTGTATCTAATAGCACATAATAACTCGTAATAATAACAAAGTGCAGTATAATCCAGTGATTGATAGGCTTGTGAATTAGTGAATTCACCATGAATTCACAAGTAGTAAAACAATGAGGTCCACTTTTAAAACCAATAAATAACCAGACTGTCTACCAGTAGAAACATCAAtggaaaatgacacatttctttCCCATTTAAAGAGGTCCAGTGACACCATTTGCGTGTTACGTGTGCTCATGGCTTTAGTTCAAGGTAGTTTTCCAGAATTCCACTTTCATAAGACAGCATGTTCTGAAATATCATCTTGGAAAAAGGCTTATCTCACAGAGCGAATGATGGCAGCATCTGGCAAGGTCTTGTCCTGATGTCTCTGAtccgtgtatgtgtgtgtgtgtgtgtgtgtgtgtgtgtggttgcttGCAAAAAAGTACATAGCCAATTAGTCACGTATCCTTTGCCACTGACCATGTTTACCACTGCTATCTGCACTGCATATGCCTGTGCGTACAATCAAGCAGTTGATGACTCCAGCTGTATCCAGATGGTCATCATTATgattctctgtctctcgctctgtctctatctatctctctctttctatgactctctcttcctcttttgaCATCAAGGCAAAGGGGATTTTCCAGTGTCTACAGCTGCCATTAGCTGATTCTTTGAAGAGAATAGTCATTTTCTGTGTCCAGCGAGCTGTTATGTCCAGAGGAAGGGTATAAGTCTCGTTTCAGCAGCCGGTTGGCCACTGTTACCAGGACCTTCTTGTACTGCTGGCGCAAGAGGGAATATGCAAAGGGATCTGAAGCAGCCTTGCTGTAGGTTAAGCACTTGCTGACAATGCCCCAGTACCGATTGATATCCACAAAGGGAAGAAGCTCCGTCAGCCTGGAACACAGACAGCAAGAACCATTTTAGAGCTCAGCAGACAGTTGGAGGACAGAACATACATCATTTTCATGGTAGTGATATGAATCCTCATGCACAAGCTATTAAAAAGCCTGGAGACCCAAAGAGAAGATAGAACACTTCAGTGAGACAGGACATCAGGAACACCATCCGAAACGAGAGACTGCCATCACAGTGTATTTTTTCTTGTACTAGAAGATGAGACAGTAatatgccataacattaaaaccactgacaggtgatgtGAATAACATTATCCTGATACAGTGGCAGCGGGGGTGGGATATTAGAGAGATATTAGGCAGcgaagtaaacagtcagttgttGAAGTTGATGTGAAACAGGACAATTTTTGGCAGGACAACTTTGACTCAGCTTGTGATATCTAGACAACTggatcatctccaaaacagcaggttttgtggggtgttcccagtatgcagtggtgaGTACCGAGAATACTCCTGGACTGGACTTCAAAGACCTGTTTTGGAAGATAGTTTTTATCttattagccataacattagtacctatAGTGCCTAATATTGATTGACTATCCAAGGCATCAACTCCACAagacatcctgtggtatctgaaaccatgacgttagcagcagatctgtaatcagaagtcctgtaaggtggggccttcatggatcaaATTATTGACCCTTGGGTGCCAATGACCCTgatgctggttcaccggttgtcctctCTTGGACCATTCTTGATCGGTATTAACCACTGTAAACCTGAAACACCAAGACCTGATGTTTtgatccagtcgtctagcccTCACAATTTGGGCCATGTGAAAGTGGCTCTGattcttgacagatgccactgtagatgaagataatgtacctatagattttatatatatatatatatatatatatatatatatatatatatatatatatatatatatatatatatatatatatatatatacttttgtACTTACATTAAAATGCCATAAAGAAAAATGCCATCAAATATAACTTTTCAGTTGATGGTGTAATTGAGCttttcatttaaaacattaaaaattttttttttttttttgtgaagttTAAAGGATCTCCACATAATGGTTAATGGTTTTATATCAGTTGCAGATTTCCAAGAGCCTTATGTCCAGGTGGAGAGCCTCTTACACAGACGAGAACAGAAGGTACTGTACAGGTGCAGATTTGGTCCCCAAGGCACATACAATATAAATGTGCATTAACAAAGTGTACCTCCACGTTTCACTACATTCACTTCAGCAGGAGAAAGATCTGTTCGTGCTTTTGTGGTTGTGCACCCTGGTTTTGACTGGTTTACAATAGAAATAAGTCCAAAACAAGGCCTGGAGTGAGATATTTAGAAGACATACCTTAGACTTTTAGAGCACCACCCTGGTGATAACTTTTTCTGAGAGTGTATAACCTACATTTTAggtgagatgtgagtgtgagtatatgcgtgtgtgtgcagttgaatgcaaacgtttgggcacccctggtcacactcttaagtgaaaataagtgaaCAGATCCTCTACAGAAAGCTGCCATGTTTAATGCAGTTATTGCTTATTTTGCTGATTTTAACACACTGTAAGTagttacatataaaaaaaagtagCATGTCAGAAGGTTAGGAGACATTATATATGCTATTTTATGTTTTCCagtatgttaaattcagcaaataaaggATTCAGCAAATAAAGTAGAGTATTTTATCTAATATGTAGAGACAATACCAGCTTGTTTCTTATGGAGAATTGGTTCACTTATTTGAACTGTGAAGCCCAGACATGTACATACATCTGCTTATCGTAAATATGCATATGCTGACATTGCAGGAGGAGGTAAAAATGTGactaactttgaatggaagtcaatgtaaaacaagaGTTTTAAGTAattaagagcatttctattggtctgttcatccagaatgaATTACAggtacagggttcaaaccatggagaaaactaaaaacagacaaaaatggacatacatgtttttcattgaacagcatGTGTACACAGGGATGTTTGTGACAAAACAAGCTATCTTCCTCCTTGTGTAATAAGATGCTGAGATTTGGTGTCTAAATATGTGTGGAACGAATGGAACTCTTGATGCAGATATTCCTTGCTTATTTACATGCATATCAAAACAAAATGATCTGCAGGTTTATGTATTATGCTGTGACGAGGAGGGCAAGATCCTAGAGCAGGCATTACAGGCTTTACAAGATCAGAAGAGACAAGTGCagagaggggtgtgtgtgtgtgtgtgtgtgtgtgtgtgtgtgtgtgtggtgggaagGGTAAACAGATATTTCACAAGCTTTCTCAATATGGTCTGAACGTGTTAAAGACATCATCATCATGTGCAAATCACTAGAGTAACCGAAAGTATTTGTAGGCCTGTGTGTTATCACCTCTGCTGCGCATCAGCTATTCTTAGGATTTTATGATGTTGTTTACGTCACATCGTCGTTCAATTAAATGACGCCACTGAGAATCACCTTAATAAGCAGTTAAACTTATTTATAGCGATTGTCTCGAAATCACATGTTTTTCCGAGCTCTGCCTGAAGAAGCGCAGAGGCTGGAGGGAAGAAGTGACTGTGTCCTGAAGTGAGATGATCTGTGTCACTGTAAGCGACCTGACCTACCTGGTTATGACATAAGGGGCGAAACAGATAATAAACGatccaataaaaatgctgattttCTTGGTCGCGCGCTGTTTTCTCCTCTTCTGCTCGGCAAGGCAGCGCTGCTTAACACTGCAAGAAGCAGCACGAGAACATCGTGAACATCATGAACTTCAACACACTGGGCAAAACCTGCATATGATGATGAACAACAAAGCCAGAAAGTAATGATGGGGAGAGAGGAGGTGGGGGTACCTTGGGTGTATGTCTACCAGCAAGAAGAGGGTCTGCATGGTGATGATGTCGATCCTCTTGCAGTGGAAGCGTGCAACTTTCAGCACCTTCAAGTAGGTGACGCACAGAATGAGCAGCGAGAGCATGAAGCTGGTAGCGTGAAAGACGACGGTGAAGACGGTGAACTTGGTCCGCGCGCTCTCCTCTGTCAGCTGCAGCGTGCACGAGGCGTAAACGTGGCTGTAGTCCACCCAGGAGAAGAGCAGTGCCACCAGCGAGAAGGTAAGCGAGTGGAGCCACGCGTAGCACACGAGCACGAGCGCGTCCCGGTAGCGCATCTTGCTGGAGTAGCTGAGCGGGAAGACCACGGCGACCCAGCGGTCGATGCTCAGCGCTGCCATGCTTAGCATGGTATTGGCGGTCAGGAAAGTCTCGAGGAAGCTGACCGCGCGGCACAGGCAGTCCCCGAACGGCTGCTGGTCCTTCACGATGCCCACCAGGGTGGACGGCATGTTGAGCGTGGCGATCAGGATGTTGCAGAAGGACAGGTTCATGGTGAAGACGCCCGGCACCTGTTTGCGGATCTCGCTGCTGTGGACGAAGCATAGCAGCACGAGCAAGTTGGACAGCAGAGAGACGATCGCGACCACGACGATGAACAGCGCCAGCAGAGTTTCTGCCAAGTCCATCTCTCACTTCAGAACGAGTCTCGTCGGGCTAGGTTGTCTACGCCTGGGGATGGAGAGCACACCGACGTGCGCATGGTTCCTCATGAGGCTCCGCCGTTGGTGCTGGTCCTACAGAGAACGATCAACTCCAGGGAACAGTGGCGCCAGGCGCAACTGGAGCGCTGCGCTGTCCAAGGTGCTGAAGCCCGGCGGCTTTGACCCCCTGAACGCGCCCGTCCTTCGGGTTGAACATCATCTTCATGTCATCGCGTTTCCTTCGAGGGGGACCTGTTGTGCTGTAATGGCAGATTCTCTAAAGGTTACTGCTGCTGAATGAGGTCCTCCTCCAAACACTGGTCTTCTGCCGTTCCGCTCCTCTTTCAGCGCAAACTCACAGCTACTGCCAAGCTCTCGAGCGCTGTGTCCTTAGATCATGCGCACAAGATAATCCACCGTGGGAGGACACAGGACGGCAACAGGCCAGATACACTCTGAAAAACAGATGCGCCAAAAAAAGGGGGGCTCTTTGGAacgaaccacttttggttcccaaCAGAACCTTTCTTTACAGAACTATTTTTGTAAATGTCATGTGTGATTggggaggaaccttttaaagagctTACCATACCACCTAGAACCATTTACCTAGAACCATACTAATATAGTTCTGTAATGTATACAGTCACTATACATTAGAAGCCTACTCTgtaaccaaaaagggttctatgtagcactgaaaatggttctttgccaatAGTGGAACTCTTATTTCTATAGTTTTTTGACAATAGTGGAAAAGAAGTGTCTgaagaaccaggcaaagaaccgtttaagcattcaaatggttatttgagttgtTGAGAAcaattaaagaacctttttttttttttgagagtgACATTTGCACTTGGCCTAATTATATACTGTTTCAACTCATAAGGTATTACCAAACTGTCACTGGTGAGGTCCACTAACCATTGCTTCTAATTAGGAACCACTGAACAGTCCCTTTTTAAGTGTATGCATTGGACAACACCAGGAGTTCAATGATGCTCGTTCTCTTAACATCAGCCCTGGCCGCTGCATGCTAATGCATAAACATTAAATGAAAAGTTGAAATAGATCTGTTTCCAGGGGTAAATTATTCACAACCACTCCAGAGAAATCATAGCCAGACTCTGAGCTAAATTAAGAAGCTACAGAGAGCATTGAGTTATAGGTCATGGTTGATCTCCCACATTAAAGTTGCCATTTAACACTCTCTCAGGTAATTGACATATGTACCACACACAGAAGCAAACACTTCAATGGATAGTGCCATAACAGCTAATTTGCCCATTTTAGTGTTTGTGCTGAAAACAAAGGTTTCTAAATAGCACTCAGCTTGAAGGTACAGTTCTTGGAGTACAACTATATTATAAGGATTCCTTATTTATTTGATCTGGATCACTTGCTTATTAACATATGTATTAAGTGCTTACAAAATATTAcgatttttatttttctgaattACCATATAACCATTGTTCAAAAGATTCAATAAAGAATCATGTTTAATACCATTGTGTTTgaagaaccaggcaaagaaccattcaagcaTTCAGATGGTTACCCTTGAAGAGGAAAGAggcaaattcacacacatagcttgtctagtccctgcaaagaagtattgccaatagaataggactctataaacatgaacctattggcaccatgtctaatgccaagcatgggctagaggggtttaaagccccccagatcTGACCTGTGGAATGAAGGtactctatccagtacttttgggatgaattgatCAGttagagatgaggtggggtggcaatCATCccaaatcctgacctcactcctttttaatacaattgatgagcaggtgtcccaatacttttgttcatatagtgtattatatgCAAGGTCATTATAGATGACAGAACAGGACAGAAGTTCATTTGAAGTGTTTTTGAAGTTTGAACTGATGTAAAATATggcttttattcatttaacaaaTTTCTTTGAATGGTTTCCTTCAAGGTATTTATTTGAGGTGGATGGATTGCTTGTTAACATATgaagtgttttttatttgacaaaACATTATTCATAGTGTTCATTTTATACTTgaacatttataatatataatatttgaagtataatgtataaatatttatatttattttatatatacactatattgccaaggtattcactcacccatctaAATAATTGAATttaggtgttccaatcaattccatgggcATAGGTtcataaaaccaagcacctaggcatgcagactggttctacaaacatttgtaaaagaaTGGGTCACTCAGGAGCTCAGTATATTCCAGCATGGTATTGTGATAGGATGCTATATGTGTAATCGTGAAATTTACTCACTAATATTCCACAGTCACAGTGGCTTTATTACAAAGTGGAAGCATTTGGGAACAACAGCAACTAAGCCACAAAGTGGTAGGCcatgtaaaatgacagagcAGGGTCAGCGGAGGCTGAGGCTTATTGTGCGCAGAGGTCGCCAACGTTCTGCAGATTTAATCGCTACAGatctccaaacttcatgtggtcttcacattagctcaagaacagtgcgTAAAGAGCTTCATGGAATTGGTTTCCAAGTGTCGGATGCATTGGTGTAAAGCACaccgccactggactctagagcagtggagacgtGGTGGACATTATGGTGTgcagttgtttttcaggagttgggttggACCCCTCAGTTCCAGTGAAAAgaaccaagagattttggtcaatttcatgctcccaactttgcgggaacagtttggggataaagacatggatgagggAGTTCGGTGTAGAAGAAcctgactggcctgcacagtgTCCTGATCTCGAGAGAATACCTTGGGATGAATTCAAGCAGAGACagcgagccaggccttctcgtacaacatcagtgtctgacctcacaaatgcgcttctggaagaatggtcaaaaattcccataaacacactcctaaaccttgtggaaagcaaAGGGTGCAAAGGGTGGTCCCtttggattaagaatgggatgatACTCAATTTCATATGCATGTGAAGGCAGGCtagcaaatacttttggcagTTTAGTGTATATGGAAATGCTCACAaacccacagtcacacatggATAATCAAAAGGCAGCAATGATTACAAGAGAGACTGCTGCAGCACTTCTAGGAGGACTATATTAAGAATTTTGATGGGCTGTCTCTTCTCCAGTAAAATGTTCAGTTCAccattatctagaacctctgAATCCTTCAGAAATCTTCAGACTTGCAAATAATCTAACAGAACTTTATTGCAGTACAGTTCAATGTTTTGTGTGCTGTGGTGGTTATTAGACTTGGATATTTATATCTATCAACTTTCTGTGGTTATCTTGTATCCTAATCGATACTCAAGCGCATTTGTGAGAGAGAATCGATGGTTATTGACAGACGATTCATAAAGAAATAATTCTTTTGAATCGACCTTTAAAGTGAGTCAGGCCAATTGATTCATGACAACAAAGTCAAAGCTTTTCTTTGAAATTAGTGTACAGTCAGGAACATATGAATAAGTCATTTTCCTGAAGGGGTCCGAGATTATTTAAGATGTGTAAATGTCAATATTGATTTCCTAATCATTATTGTCTTACATAGGTACCATACTGTAATAGTGGTACTCTCAAAGGTACACTGTTAGTACCTTTTACtatgcagttgttttttatttagctGTATTCTGTCCTGACCTCTGGACTGATATTGTCTGGTTAtgaaaaagtacaaaatgtTATTTTCACATATCGCAGCTTGGGAAGCTGAGGTCAGAGCTCTGGATCACCCATGCTACATCACCCCTgtagcagagagggttaagggcattgctcaagggcccaatagtggAAGGCCTAAAAGATCCAGGTATTGAACACACAACCCTGGGATCAATTACACAATGTTGTACCCTCTGAGACACCTATGGCCCAAATATGCGTCTTTCTCTTGGAAAGTGAATGTAATGGGCCTTAATGATACACTGTATGGCCTTAAGGATCATGTTGTACctcatttatattttttgtacCCTGGGGAACAATTTTCTGAGATGATCAAATAATCACTTTTGCTTCTTCTATGGAAGGTTCATTACCATTTTTTGGTTTTGGTAAATGATATGTTCCAGTGTAAAGAAGCATTTGAACagttgaagaacctctaaacaatgtaaagagtttaagaggaacccttaaatgaaaataaagctTTTAAATGACGTTCATTCTTCATATTCATGGATCCCTTTTTTAAACATGTGTATTGTGTAAAAAGTCTGTTGTTTAAAGAACTATTTGTGGTAACTTAATTGCAAGTGCAAGACGTTTTTGTCTAATAATTAATCTATTTTCAGTGTTGCTGCTTGACTTGAAGAACACAGAGTGTAAAATACAATGCAGTTAAACTGTAAatatgttttctttgtcttgtcatggcctaaaggttagagaggTGATTCGATTCCCAAGACCAGCATTTATAGCTCCCCAACTGCTCCTTAGGTGCCAAGACAGCTGCCCACTACTCTTGCTATGCAATGGTGTTAAAGTGTGCTTAATCTATTTATTAGCAACTTAAATGGATTGTAAATGGTAATATTCTTACCTACTCCTTTCATGCAAATTGCAATGTATTCCTGCAGAAGAACCCAAGAAAAACCCAAACGTTTACATTAGGTTGTATTTATACAGTGTGctacatattgtcgctgtccaataaaaaacatgcatctccaaagaAATGACTTCTCTTCTTAATGCTGAGTagatgttaatgtaaaataagagtttatttcaaatcatttagagcatttatattggtctgttcatccataATGttaacacagtgtacagagcagctacagggtccAAACGATGGAGGaaactaaaaactgaaaaaaaaaaaaaattgatacCTGTTTTTCATATGCAGCGGTTAATGTAGGATCAAAATTTTATCCTACACAATGTTTTTGAATCCCAGGGTTGGATAGTTGACCAATTTTGCTTTTGCAGAACACAGAAAGGAAGAACTTATCTCCAACTTCAATTCTAGTTTTTCAGTGTTATTCACATCTGACATTGAAAAAGAACAGCTTTGTAGAAATCCAGGACCAAGCCTGTAATAAGTAAGTTGTGGGCGACTGGCAGGAAAACCTTCTtaggaaaatgagaaagaaacacTGTGAGAAATCTGAGGTCTGACTAGGAATCCATCCCCCTCTGGATCTCACCAGATAGcatatttacagtaaataaatTAGAGTTACGAGAAGTATGATTAATCTCTTAAACCCTGAGGGTCTGTACGTGGGCCCACACTTTAATTCCCCTCTCTCTCATGACTACATAAACTGCATATTGGTTTCAGAGTCATTACTGAATATCTCATAGTAGTTGATGAATAATTTATATCTGTTACTTAATAGCAATTTCTGAATCCTAACcctttatacactatatggacatattgtattgggacacctgctcactcatgctggcattaggcatgttgacataggttcatgtttatctgctccaaagagtcccattctatcagtacttctctacagggactagacaagctgtgtctatAAAGTAGCAGAATTCAtttattacaaggggtgtccacaacatTTATATATAGAGTATATTTGTTATATAGTACATATATAGTGTATCAGTAACTGCACGAGAAGCCTTTACAGAAACAGGTTAAAACTAAAAAATTggattaaacattaaacagaaGCAGATCACACTGAGTTGAGATTTGTGAGAtaaaacagtgaacagtgagaaTCTGCAAACTCAGAGCATCAAATTTATTCATGAAcagaaagtcatttgcatgttAAATAAGTTGTGTTGCTAATTGGGGCCACTTGGAAGGTGACAAAAATGTCTTCGGGGGCAATGATGGCACTTCATGTGTCATATTTTTGCCTGTTAGGAATATGAAACTTGGCCTTGTAGAAAAATCTACAACTGGATTGATCACTTATCTAAAGAACCCAAAAGGTTGAGAAATCTGAAAGGTATAATTCAGAAGACAGTGGAAAATTAGCATAACCTTAATGCAGGCCTAAACAAGAATGACCCTTCCTCTTTAGTCCAACATATACCCTCTGTTCTGACCTCACCTTCATGACGAACAACTTCCAGGGGGAGCACAGCTTCATGCACCTACCGCAAAGCTGCTCTGACCTTCAGCGCAAAATACTTCATAGTTTGCCTCCCTGTTCCAGCTTCCTTGGGAGTTGTCCTTACTAGCAAAGTGCTTTTGGTTGTCTGGTCACAGTTTAACTTCAGTTTTATCCTTGTACATTAGTACATTAGTGTTAAGTTCAGGACAGACCAGGTATGTAGAATTGATTTAAACAATGCTAATAAACTTGACATGAAGCATAACCCACAAAGCAAACTATGCTTGTTACAGAAGTGGaaattaaaagtgcagaagacAGCAAGTGTGTATAATTGATTTAGCAGCTGTAACAACTCATGTCTAGGAAAGTACATTACAAATAAAAGTAATTCCAGACAAGGCGTTTACACACCAATTCTATGTGACAGTCATCTCGAGATAAACTGCACTATATCAAATCTTCTATTAGCCATGAGTCAAGTGTATAAGTATTTTGGTCTTTCTCCGGTGAAAGACCAAGACATGCATAATTAACCAAGGTAGTCAAATGTGTCAGATAAACCAGGAGTTTCAGGTGTTGGCACTGTAACTATggcgtaaatgtaatgtaatgtaaatgtaatgtaaatcttTTATGTTGATTTTCAATTACAGGAAAGTCCATTTTTCTGCATACTTGAACAATTATATAGTGATTTGGTAGTGGAGAGATCCATGCAGGGCATTGTAAAGAAAACGAGCCCCCCAAAGAAAATCATTgaccattacattacatttataacaCAGATGACATTTGTAGGTTCACTGGGTTTCCTGGCAATGTCTACATTACAATAGATGCTTTATCTACTACCCAAAACCACCAATCAGTCTACACATGTCATCTGTGTCATACAGTGCATGTAATGTAATGGTTAATGATTTTCATTACAGTGCCCTGCATGTTCCTCAACTTCATTAACTGATTTTTAAAACATGTTCTGATGCACAAAATCATCTCATATTTACTGTAAACCATGTCTCTGGCATGAGGCAGGGTATTTGTATTCAACCTACCAGTAAACACTGAGCAGGAATATCCTCTGGATACTGGGGTGCCAGTaccacacacccattcacttacatctaggggcaatttagcatggccaaATTAACTACCATGCATTTATGGGTGGAGATTGGAAACCAGTAGTACTCTGAAAAAACCTAAGCAATcacagggagaacacaccaagGGAGCCCACAATCcaaggcccctggagctgtgtagCACACCCATTACCTGCTGCACCATCATGCTGCCCCCATAACTCCAGCTGTATCACCTTAATACATTGACTGCAGGCTTTTTAGATTTTTCATAACCTAGAAACAACTATGAACATGATTCTATTTAGGATATGCTTACATTGTTCCTTACAGAAAGATAAGTACCTGTGCACCTTTTTTTCTGACAGTACATCACCACCCCTGTGACCAAGTCTGATTCCCTATAGTTCTAGTATTCTAGTATCTTTAGAAAGAGAAAGGTTAGCAGCTAACAAAAGTTTAGTTCAGTCCGAATTTAGGCTCCCACTGCTGTTTTTAGCTACACACTTAGCATGACGGGTTCTAAGTAGGACCAAAAATGGGaattaaactatatatatagaaGCCTTTTTGGTAATATACAGAGCCATGCTTCTTTAAGTTGTCATGGTTTCATATACAGCTGATGTTCCTAAAAAACATGACGGAAATCTTTAATAGAGCATCATGCACTGTTAGAAACCACGTAAGCAAGTCTCCCTGAGATGATAAATTTCATAAACTGTAACTCTCGTGCTGTCACTGAGTAGTTTTCCAGCATTTGTGTGATGATGTATAGCTGTGCATGTAGGCCTGTCCGACAGCTCCTCGTCATATTTAAGGGTGAGCACTAAGCAGCAGCTCAGGCAA
This portion of the Salminus brasiliensis chromosome 9, fSalBra1.hap2, whole genome shotgun sequence genome encodes:
- the gpr78b gene encoding G-protein coupled receptor 26 — translated: MDLAETLLALFIVVVAIVSLLSNLLVLLCFVHSSEIRKQVPGVFTMNLSFCNILIATLNMPSTLVGIVKDQQPFGDCLCRAVSFLETFLTANTMLSMAALSIDRWVAVVFPLSYSSKMRYRDALVLVCYAWLHSLTFSLVALLFSWVDYSHVYASCTLQLTEESARTKFTVFTVVFHATSFMLSLLILCVTYLKVLKVARFHCKRIDIITMQTLFLLVDIHPSVKQRCLAEQKRRKQRATKKISIFIGSFIICFAPYVITRLTELLPFVDINRYWGIVSKCLTYSKAASDPFAYSLLRQQYKKVLVTVANRLLKRDLYPSSGHNSSLDTENDYSLQRIS